One Spinacia oleracea cultivar Varoflay chromosome 4, BTI_SOV_V1, whole genome shotgun sequence DNA segment encodes these proteins:
- the LOC110801763 gene encoding uncharacterized protein produces MQQITNMSWGVNESYRPLPSLYLTLSSIWFFSCISWAFLTWRNRHLQTNNLQWTLASVPFIKTLQLMLSFLFWYSCFYSQICSLWMSFGVYVTGVLFQTASFVSFLLIAHGYCILCEHLSVYERRTTAALGCIFYLTLVGYRASVPYFTALLLLNYFISFSVIFHHISQNLLFLREQLSVIEDDDVRAMHDAVRSKYVMFKKFRVAMQLVALAEAAIYINVDDSPETYWIRLLVREWAQYCIFLYIGWTFRSQDLAPRFSVIPSEKSQGGVMVPPIFTVVMDAADYKDFSCQKWHIGVATSLPKGRSLKKSSVVIVQQPKS; encoded by the exons atgcaacaaaTTACGAATATGTCTTGGGGTGTTAACGAATCATATCGTCCTCTTCCTTCTCTTTACTTAACTCTTTCTTCCATTTGGTTCTTTTCTTGTATTTCTTGGGCTTTTCTCACATGGCGAAACCGCCATCTTCAG ACTAATAATCTGCAATGGACTTTGGCATCAGTTCCATTTATTAAAACATTGCAGCTTATGCTATCATTCCTCTTTTG GTATTCTTGCTTCTATTCCCAAATATGCTCTCTATGGATGTCCTTTGGGGTATATGTAACAGGAGTCCTCTTTCAAACAGCTTCATTTGTGTCCTTCCTTCTCATTGCTCATGGTTACTGCATCCTTTGCGAGCATCTCTCAGTCTATGAACGCCGAACTACAGCTGCACTCGGCTGCATATTCTACCTTACCCTTGTTGGTTACAGAGCTTCTGTTCCATATTTCACT GCACTTTTGCTGCTCAACTACTTCATTTCATTCTCTGTGATCTTCCACCACATATCTCAGAACTTGTTATTTCTGAGGGAACAACTTagtgttattgaagatgatgatgTTCGTGCTATGCATGATGCAGTGCGATCTAAATATGTCATGTTCAA GAAATTTCGGGTGGCAATGCAGCTGGTAGCTTTAGCAGAAGCAGCG ATATACATAAATGTTGATGATTCTCCAGAGACTTACTGGATCAGGTTATTGGTTCGAGAATGGGCACAATATTGCATATTCTTATACATAGG GTGGACATTCCGATCACAAGATTTAGCTCCGCGCTTCTCTGTTATACCATCAGAAAAGTCTCAAGGAGGAGTAATGGTTCCTCCAATTTTTACCGTT GTGATGGATGCTGCTGATTATAAAGATTTTAGCTGTCAAAAATGGCACATTGGGGTG GCAACTTCTCTCCCCAAAGGAAGAAGCTTGAAGAAATCCTCCGTAGTTATAGTTCAACAACCGAAGTCTTAG
- the LOC110801775 gene encoding cytochrome c oxidase assembly protein cox19, mitochondrial, which translates to MSAGGAFGGSRGSRPVPPEKGVFPLDHMHECDLEKKEYLSCLKTAGHNSGKCKEFSKKYLQCRMEKNLMAKQDMSELGFRKELETETSEGTENDK; encoded by the exons ATGAGTGCTG GTGGTGCGTTTGGTGGGTCAAGAGGTTCAAGACCAGTGCCTCCAGAAAAAGGAGTCTTCCCTCTGGATCATATGCATGAATGCGACTTG GAGAAAAAAGAGTATCTCAGTTGTCTAAAAACTGCTGGCCATAATTCAGGAAAATGTAAAGAGTTTTCAAAGAAATATTTGCAATGTCGAATGGAGAA GAACTTAATGGCAAAGCAAGACATGTCTGAGCTTGGGTTTCGCAAGGAACTCGAAACAGAAACTTCTGAAGGAACAGAGAACGACAAATAG
- the LOC110801774 gene encoding protein MODIFIED TRANSPORT TO THE VACUOLE 1: MDTSRRAVESYWRSRMIDAATSDEDKVTPVYKLEEICELLRSSPSGIVKEVSEFLLKRLDHKNPIVKQKALRLIKYSVGKSGAEFRREMQRHSVAVKQLLHYKGKPDPFKGDALNKAVRETAQDALSAIFSTDESKPAATEVTHKRMEGFGNTNYVMPSEEKKSFISEVVGLGSASLKQGLNTLAQAHTQSFKKNDTGSYRGPTLNRSLTHESNQSDRYDKMSYHGGGGQTQSSSSNPRNVVSGSWGQDSRPATAEATNVDSNSSYGESKTQEERFLETIVTSGGVRLQPTRDALHAFLVEASKMDELALSRAIGSKLQSPNWQVRTKAVCVLEAILRKNDDEHFAIVASYFTEHVDLVIKCSESPQSSLREKANRVLSLIGGNSSEQPTKVDRTVVEMPDLIDTGYGDLLGEEPNESQNEQEVVASKPLSSSLLIDDLFGDGTGIDLSKSELKTDDDPFADVSFHTGEDKDQGSDLFAGMTVGETSTTVEAPSFGGGPDPFDIFGSSEPLTTQGNQTNNVNNLMADLSVSGNGSVINEKTFAESIFSNSNPAPQKLNDTLSSGFDPQKATTSANAFPMGSVPYSMPPGMLYNQFYPATQVNYGAMNGYLAQQQFMAAMANLQSIGNMNPNNLAGGNAAGTFAADVSALPDIFNANMPGQASTVTMNAPKEETKAFDFITDHLTQARDPKRVI, translated from the exons ATGGATACGAGCAGAAGAGCAGTGGAATCATACTGGAGGTCTCGGATGATCGATGCAGCCACTTCTGATGAAGATAAGGTCACACCTGTATACAAATTGGAAGAGATTTGTGAGCTTCTAAGATCTTCTCCTTCTGGAATAGTCAAAGAAGTTTCTGAATTTTTGTTAAAAAGGCTTGATCATAAGAACCCTATTGTTAAACAGAAG GCTTTAAGGCTCATAAAGTATTCAGTTGGGAAGTCAGGTGCAGAATTTAGGAGAGAAATGCAAAGGCATTCAGTAGCTGTGAAGCAGCTACTTCATTATAAGGGGAAACCTGATCCTTTTAAGGGGGATGCTTTGAATAAAGCTGTTAGAGAAACAGCTCAAGATGCACTTTCAGCTATATTTTCAACAGATGAAAGCAAACCAGCTGCAACTGAGGTAACTCATAAGAGGATGGAAGGTTTTGGGAATACAAATTATGTGATGCCATCTGAAGAGAAGAAGTCATTTATTAGTGAGGTAGTTGGTCTTGGAAGTGCTTCCTTAAAACAAGGGTTGAACACTTTGGCTCAAGCACATACACAGTCATTCAAAAAGAACGATACTGGTAGTTACAGGGGTCCGACATTGAATCGATCATTGACCCATGAATCGAACCAGTCAGATAGGTATGATAAGATGAGTTATCATGGCGGTGGTGGTCAAACTCAAAGTAGTTCGTCTAATCCGAGGAATGTGGTGTCTGGATCCTGGGGACAAGATTCTAGACCAGCTACTGCGGAAGCAACAAATGTAGATTCTAATTCAAGTTATGGCGAGAGTAAGACGCAGGAAGAGAGGTTTCTTGAGACGATTGTGACATCTGGTGGTGTGCGGCTGCAGCCAACGCGAGATGCTTTACACGCTTTCTTGGTGGAGGCCTCTAAGATGGATGAGTTGGCTTTAAGTCGAGCAATTGGATCAAAGCTTCAGTCTCCTAATTGGcag GTTCGGACGAAAGCAGTTTGTGTCCTTGAAGCAATTTTGAGAAAAAATGATGATGAGCATTTTGCTATTGTGGCTTCTTACTTTACTGAACACGTAGATTTGGTTATCAAATGTTCCGAGTCTCCTCAATCTTCATTGAGAGAGAAGGCAAACAGA GTCTTAAGTCTCATAGGTGGAAATTCTTCGGAACAGCCTACAAAAGTTGACAGAACAGTGGTTGAGATGCCAGACCTGATAGATACAGGATATGGTGATTTGCTTGGAGAAGAACCCAACGAAAGCCAGAATGAGCAAGAAGTTGTTGCGAGCAAGCCATTGTCATCCTCTCTCTTAATTGATGATTTATTTGGGGATGGTACAGGCATTGATCTGAGTAAGAGTGAACTAAAAACTGATGATGACCCATTTGCTGACGTCTCTTTCCATACGGGTGAAGATAAAGACCAGGGAAGTGACCTCTTTGCTGGGATGACTGTTGGAGAAACTTCTACTACTGTTGAAGCGCCAAGTTTCGGCGGCGGCCCTGATCCTTTTGATATATTTGGGTCCTCAGAACCTCTGACGACGCAAGGGAATCAGACGAACAATGTTAACAACCTAATGGCGGACTTATCCGTTAGTGGAAATGGCTCAGTGATAAATGAGAAAACATTTGCAGAATCAATATTTTCAAACTCGAATCCTGCTCCCCAAAAGTTAAATGATACTCTTAGCAGTGGTTTTGATCCTCAGAAAGCTACCACTAGTGCAAATGCCTTTCCTATGGGATCTGTTCCATACAGTATGCCTCCTGGAATGTTGTATAATCAGTTTTATCCTGCAACCCAAGTTAATTATGGTGCCATGAATGGGTACCTTGCTCAGCAGCAGTTCATGGCAGCTATGGCCAATTTACAGTCTATAGGCAACATGAATCCCAATAATCTTGCTGGTGGTAATGCTGCTGGAACTTTCGCAGCAGATGTTTCCGCTCTACCTGATATATTCAATGCAAACATGCCTGGTCAAGCATCTACTGTTACAATGAATGCACCGAAAGAAGAGACAAAAGCTTTCGACTTTATCACG GATCATTTGACTCAAGCTCGAGATCCCAAGAGGGTAATTTAG